The following coding sequences are from one Roseburia hominis A2-183 window:
- the rpsQ gene encoding 30S ribosomal protein S17, translating to MEERNLRKTRVGIVVSDKMDKTITVAIQDNVRHPLYNKIVKKTYKLKAHDENNECKIGDKVRVMETRPLSKDKRWRLVEIMERAK from the coding sequence GTGGAAGAAAGAAATCTTAGAAAAACACGTGTTGGTATTGTTGTAAGCGACAAGATGGATAAGACAATTACTGTTGCAATCCAGGATAACGTAAGACATCCTCTTTACAACAAGATCGTTAAGAAAACATATAAATTAAAGGCTCATGACGAGAATAACGAGTGCAAGATCGGTGACAAAGTCAGAGTAATGGAAACAAGACCTTTATCCAAGGATAAGAGATGGAGACTTGTAGAAATCATGGAAAGAGCAAAATAG
- the rplR gene encoding 50S ribosomal protein L18, translating to MVSKKSRTAVRENKHRRMRHHLVGTAERPRLAVFRSNNHMYAQIIDDTVGNTLVSASTLEKDVKAELEKTNNVEAAAKLGTVIAKKALDKGINTVVFDRGGFIYQGKVKALADAAREAGLEF from the coding sequence ATGGTTAGTAAGAAATCAAGAACAGCAGTTCGCGAAAATAAGCATAGAAGAATGCGTCATCATCTCGTAGGCACTGCAGAGAGACCACGCCTGGCTGTGTTCAGAAGTAATAATCATATGTACGCTCAGATTATTGATGATACAGTCGGAAATACACTTGTTTCTGCTTCTACTCTTGAGAAGGACGTAAAGGCAGAGTTAGAGAAGACGAATAACGTTGAAGCAGCAGCAAAGCTTGGTACCGTTATCGCTAAGAAAGCATTAGACAAGGGTATCAACACGGTTGTATTCGATCGCGGCGGTTTCATATATCAGGGAAAAGTGAAAGCTTTAGCCGATGCAGCAAGAGAAGCTGGATTAGAATTTTAA
- the rpsH gene encoding 30S ribosomal protein S8 has product MTTSDPIADMLTRIRNANTAKHDTVDVPASKMKIAIADILVDEGYIAKYDIVEDGNFKTMRITLKYGADKNEKIITGLKRISKPGLRVYAGKDELPRVLGGLGIAILSTNQGIITDKEARKLQVGGEVLAFVW; this is encoded by the coding sequence ATGACTACGAGTGATCCAATCGCAGATATGCTTACAAGAATCCGTAATGCAAACACTGCTAAACATGATACAGTTGACGTTCCTGCATCTAAGATGAAAATTGCTATCGCTGACATTCTTGTAGATGAGGGATATATCGCAAAATATGATATTGTTGAAGATGGTAACTTCAAGACCATGCGCATTACTTTAAAGTACGGCGCAGACAAGAACGAGAAGATTATCACAGGATTAAAGAGAATCTCCAAGCCGGGACTTCGTGTATACGCTGGCAAGGATGAGCTCCCGAGAGTTCTTGGCGGACTGGGAATCGCAATTCTTTCCACAAACCAGGGAATCATCACTGACAAGGAAGCAAGAAAGCTTCAGGTTGGTGGCGAAGTATTAGCTTTCGTATGGTAG
- the rplO gene encoding 50S ribosomal protein L15 has product MDLSNLQGAAGSTQSDNFRRGRGHGSGNGKTAGKGHKGQKARSGAPRPGFEGGQMPLYRRLPKRGFKCRNSKTIIGINLSALEAFEDGAVVSVETLIEAGVVKNPRDGVKILGNGELTKKLTVQANAFSASAKEKIEALGGKAEVI; this is encoded by the coding sequence ATGGACTTATCAAATTTACAGGGAGCGGCAGGTTCCACTCAGAGTGATAATTTCAGAAGAGGACGCGGACACGGATCAGGAAATGGTAAGACTGCTGGTAAGGGACATAAGGGACAGAAGGCTCGTTCCGGAGCACCAAGACCAGGTTTCGAAGGTGGTCAGATGCCATTATACAGAAGATTGCCTAAGAGAGGTTTCAAGTGCAGAAACTCCAAGACAATCATCGGAATTAACCTTTCAGCTCTTGAGGCATTCGAGGACGGCGCAGTTGTATCTGTTGAGACATTGATCGAGGCAGGCGTTGTTAAGAATCCAAGAGATGGCGTTAAGATCCTTGGTAATGGCGAACTTACTAAGAAACTCACCGTTCAGGCAAATGCATTCAGCGCAAGCGCAAAAGAAAAAATTGAGGCTCTTGGTGGAAAAGCAGAGGTGATCTAA
- the rplP gene encoding 50S ribosomal protein L16: MLMPKRVKHRKQFRGSMTGKATRGNTITYGEYGIVALEPCWIKANQIEAARIAMTRYIKRGGKVWIKIFPEKPVTQKPMGVRMGKGKGSLEYWVAVVKPGRVLFEISGVPEDVAKEALRLATHKLPCKCKVVSRADLEGGVSNEN, translated from the coding sequence ATGTTAATGCCAAAGAGAGTAAAGCATAGAAAGCAGTTCCGTGGTTCCATGACAGGAAAGGCAACCAGAGGAAACACAATCACCTACGGTGAGTACGGTATTGTTGCTCTGGAACCATGTTGGATCAAAGCAAACCAGATCGAGGCAGCCCGTATCGCTATGACAAGATACATCAAGCGTGGTGGTAAAGTCTGGATCAAGATTTTCCCGGAGAAGCCTGTAACGCAGAAGCCTATGGGTGTTCGTATGGGTAAAGGAAAAGGCTCCCTGGAGTATTGGGTAGCTGTTGTGAAACCAGGTCGTGTATTATTTGAAATCTCCGGTGTTCCGGAAGACGTTGCGAAAGAAGCGTTACGTCTTGCTACACACAAATTACCTTGCAAATGTAAAGTAGTTTCTCGTGCGGATTTAGAAGGCGGTGTATCAAATGAAAACTAG
- the rpsC gene encoding 30S ribosomal protein S3 produces the protein MGQKVNPHGLRVGVIKDWDSKWYAEADFADFLVEDYNIRTYLKKKLYAAGVSKIEIERASDRVKVIIYTAKPGVVIGKGGAEIEKIKGEVQKFTDKKLVVDIKEVKRPDRDAQLVAENIALQLENRVSFRRAMKSCMGRTMKAGAKGIKTSCSGRLGGADMARTEFYSEGTIPLQTLRADIDYGFAEADTTYGKVGVKVWIYKGEVLPVRANKEGGAN, from the coding sequence ATGGGACAGAAAGTTAATCCACATGGCTTAAGAGTCGGCGTTATCAAAGATTGGGACTCTAAATGGTATGCGGAAGCAGATTTCGCAGATTTCTTAGTGGAAGACTACAATATCAGAACTTATCTTAAGAAGAAGTTATACGCGGCAGGTGTTTCCAAGATCGAGATCGAGAGAGCATCTGATCGTGTAAAGGTTATCATCTATACCGCAAAGCCGGGCGTTGTTATCGGTAAGGGCGGCGCTGAGATCGAGAAGATCAAGGGCGAGGTTCAGAAGTTCACAGACAAGAAGTTGGTTGTAGATATTAAGGAAGTAAAGAGACCGGACCGCGATGCTCAGTTAGTAGCTGAGAACATTGCATTACAGTTAGAGAACCGTGTTTCTTTCCGTAGAGCAATGAAGTCCTGCATGGGAAGAACCATGAAGGCTGGCGCAAAGGGTATTAAGACATCCTGCTCCGGACGTCTTGGCGGTGCTGATATGGCTCGTACAGAGTTCTACTCTGAGGGTACGATTCCGCTTCAGACACTTCGCGCAGATATTGATTATGGATTCGCTGAGGCAGACACTACTTATGGTAAGGTCGGCGTTAAGGTATGGATCTACAAGGGCGAGGTACTTCCGGTAAGAGCGAATAAGGAAGGGGGAGCTAACTAA
- a CDS encoding type Z 30S ribosomal protein S14 yields MAKTSMKVKQQRKPKFSTRAYTRCKICGRPHSVLRKYGICRVCFRELAYKGQIPGVKKASW; encoded by the coding sequence ATGGCTAAGACAAGTATGAAAGTAAAACAGCAGCGTAAACCAAAGTTCTCTACCAGAGCTTACACACGTTGCAAAATTTGTGGTCGTCCACATTCTGTTTTAAGAAAATACGGAATCTGCAGAGTATGTTTCCGTGAGTTAGCATACAAGGGCCAGATACCAGGTGTTAAGAAAGCAAGCTGGTAA
- a CDS encoding KOW domain-containing RNA-binding protein, with translation MIEFAKSMAGHDRNHIYLVTGKDERFVYLADGNVKLLAEPKKKNRKHIQIIHRLPDEVLGCLEQEVTDLTVKRAIKAYVRILKERAES, from the coding sequence ATGATTGAATTTGCAAAATCCATGGCAGGCCATGACAGGAACCATATTTATCTGGTTACCGGAAAGGATGAGCGGTTCGTGTATCTGGCGGACGGCAATGTGAAGCTGCTTGCGGAACCGAAGAAAAAGAACAGAAAACATATTCAGATCATTCACAGATTACCGGATGAGGTTCTGGGATGTCTGGAACAGGAAGTTACCGATCTTACGGTAAAGAGGGCAATCAAAGCGTATGTGCGTATTTTGAAAGAGCGTGCAGAATCATAA
- the map gene encoding type I methionyl aminopeptidase encodes MSVTIKSPQEIELMREAGKILAKVHEQLGKELKPGMSTLEVDRLGEEMIRSFGCEPSFKGYQGYPASICVSINEEVVHGIPRADRIIEEGDIVSLDAGVIYKGYQSDAARTHGVGEISDDAKLLIERTRQSFFEGIKFATAGNHLHQISAAIGDYAGSFGYGVVRDLCGHGIGKHMHEDPEIPNFRQFRRGIKLRPGMTLAIEPMVDLGSAEVVWMDDDWTVVTEDWSLSAHYENTILITDGEPEIFTLTESEIATGRWNQYLGRQTES; translated from the coding sequence ATGTCTGTAACGATTAAATCCCCCCAGGAAATAGAACTTATGCGCGAGGCGGGGAAAATACTTGCAAAAGTGCATGAGCAGCTGGGAAAAGAATTAAAGCCGGGAATGTCAACACTCGAGGTTGACAGACTGGGAGAAGAAATGATTCGAAGCTTTGGATGCGAACCGTCATTTAAAGGTTATCAGGGTTATCCCGCATCAATCTGCGTATCGATCAACGAGGAGGTCGTACACGGAATCCCGCGTGCAGACCGCATCATTGAGGAGGGCGACATCGTAAGCCTTGACGCGGGTGTGATCTACAAAGGGTATCAGTCCGATGCGGCGAGAACGCACGGTGTCGGTGAGATCTCGGATGACGCGAAGCTTTTGATAGAGAGAACCAGACAGAGCTTTTTCGAGGGTATTAAGTTTGCGACAGCAGGCAATCATCTGCATCAGATCTCTGCGGCGATCGGTGATTATGCCGGAAGTTTTGGCTATGGAGTTGTGCGTGACCTGTGTGGGCACGGCATCGGCAAGCATATGCATGAAGATCCGGAGATCCCGAATTTCAGACAGTTCCGGCGCGGTATCAAGTTAAGACCCGGTATGACACTTGCCATTGAACCGATGGTAGATCTGGGATCTGCCGAAGTGGTATGGATGGACGATGACTGGACAGTTGTCACAGAAGACTGGTCGCTTTCTGCACACTATGAGAACACGATTCTGATCACTGACGGTGAACCGGAGATCTTTACGCTTACAGAATCTGAGATTGCGACAGGCAGATGGAATCAGTATCTGGGCAGGCAGACAGAGTCATAG
- the rpmD gene encoding 50S ribosomal protein L30, whose amino-acid sequence MAEKKLKVTLIKSTIGAVPKNKKTIEALGLSKLYKTVELPDNAATAGALRKVAPYVKVEEV is encoded by the coding sequence ATGGCAGAGAAGAAACTTAAAGTTACACTTATTAAATCCACGATCGGTGCAGTTCCGAAGAACAAGAAGACTATCGAAGCACTGGGACTCAGCAAGCTTTACAAGACTGTTGAGCTTCCGGACAACGCTGCAACAGCAGGCGCGCTTCGCAAGGTTGCACCATATGTGAAAGTAGAAGAAGTTTAA
- the rplX gene encoding 50S ribosomal protein L24 has protein sequence MATMKIKKGDMVKVIAGKDINSEGKVIAVNRKDGTVLVEGVNMVTKHTKPSMQNQQGGIVHQEGPIDISNVMYLHNGKPTRVGFKMDGDKKVRFAKSTGEVID, from the coding sequence ATGGCAACCATGAAAATTAAAAAAGGCGATATGGTCAAAGTAATCGCTGGTAAAGATATCAACAGCGAAGGCAAAGTCATTGCTGTTAACAGAAAAGACGGAACTGTATTGGTTGAAGGCGTCAACATGGTGACAAAGCATACAAAGCCAAGTATGCAGAATCAGCAGGGCGGCATCGTTCACCAGGAGGGACCGATCGATATTTCTAATGTAATGTATCTTCACAACGGAAAGCCTACCCGTGTTGGTTTCAAGATGGATGGAGACAAGAAGGTACGTTTCGCAAAATCTACAGGCGAAGTAATCGACTAA
- the rpsE gene encoding 30S ribosomal protein S5 — protein MKREIIDASQLELEEKVVSIKRVTKVVKGGRNFRFTALVVVGDGNGHVGAGLGKAAEIPEAIRKGKEDAMKKLITVKLDEVDSITHDVIGKHTGASVLLKKSPDGTGIIAGGPARNVCELAGIKNIRTKSLGSNNKQNVVLATLNALSQLKSPEEVAKLRGKSVEEIVG, from the coding sequence ATGAAACGTGAAATTATTGATGCTAGTCAGTTAGAGTTAGAAGAAAAAGTAGTGTCAATCAAACGTGTAACAAAGGTTGTTAAAGGTGGACGTAACTTCCGTTTTACAGCTTTAGTTGTTGTCGGCGACGGCAATGGCCATGTTGGTGCAGGTTTGGGTAAAGCAGCCGAGATCCCGGAGGCAATCCGCAAGGGCAAAGAGGATGCTATGAAGAAGCTCATCACAGTAAAGCTGGATGAGGTTGACAGTATCACACATGATGTTATTGGTAAGCACACCGGTGCTTCCGTATTATTAAAGAAGTCTCCGGATGGTACTGGTATCATCGCTGGTGGTCCTGCACGTAACGTATGTGAGCTTGCAGGTATCAAGAACATCCGTACAAAGTCTTTAGGTTCAAACAATAAGCAGAACGTTGTTCTTGCAACGTTAAACGCTTTGAGCCAGTTAAAGTCTCCGGAAGAAGTAGCGAAGCTTCGCGGTAAATCCGTAGAAGAGATCGTAGGTTAA
- the secY gene encoding preprotein translocase subunit SecY, with protein sequence MLETLRNAFKIKDIRKKIIFTFLMLIVIRIGSCLPIPGVDSDVFANWFASQTADGMGFFDAITGGSFYRMSIFALNITPYITSSIIMQLLTIAIPKLEEMQRDGEEGRKKIAEITRYLTVALALIEAVAMTIGFRRGGYLEFSSGYQGVLDIIMVIFTLTAGSAVLMWIGERITEKGVGNGISIVLTINIISRMPDDIKTLYDQFISGKNVPKAILAAVIILAIIVGMVLFVVYLQGGERRIPVQYSKKIQGRKQVGGQSTYIPLKVNTGGVIPVIFAQSLLQTPVIIASLLGKGNGTGIGSKILRGMSQSNWCNPSEPIYSIGLVVYIVLIIAFAYFYTSITFNPLEIANNMKKAGGFIPGIRPGKPTSDYLNRILNYIVFIGAVALAFIAFVPIFFNGVFGADVSFGGTSIIIIVGVVIETLKQIESQMRVRYYKGFLND encoded by the coding sequence ATGCTAGAGACACTCCGTAATGCATTTAAGATTAAAGATATTCGCAAAAAGATTATTTTTACATTTTTGATGTTAATCGTCATCAGAATCGGAAGCTGTCTTCCGATTCCTGGTGTTGACAGTGATGTATTTGCGAACTGGTTTGCAAGCCAGACCGCAGATGGAATGGGATTCTTTGATGCAATCACGGGAGGTTCTTTCTACAGAATGTCTATCTTTGCATTGAACATTACCCCGTACATCACGTCATCCATCATAATGCAGCTTCTTACAATCGCGATTCCAAAGTTGGAAGAAATGCAGCGTGACGGAGAGGAAGGTCGTAAAAAGATCGCAGAGATCACCAGATATCTGACGGTTGCTTTAGCGCTCATCGAGGCGGTTGCAATGACAATCGGCTTCAGAAGAGGCGGTTATCTGGAATTCAGCAGTGGATACCAGGGTGTTCTTGATATTATCATGGTTATCTTCACATTGACGGCGGGATCTGCTGTTCTTATGTGGATTGGTGAGAGAATCACGGAGAAGGGCGTTGGAAACGGTATTTCCATCGTACTTACTATCAACATTATCTCCCGTATGCCGGATGATATTAAGACGCTGTATGATCAGTTTATTTCAGGTAAGAATGTACCGAAAGCAATTCTTGCGGCTGTTATCATTCTTGCAATCATTGTTGGAATGGTACTGTTTGTTGTATACTTACAGGGCGGCGAGAGAAGAATTCCGGTACAGTATTCCAAGAAGATCCAGGGAAGAAAGCAGGTTGGCGGTCAGTCAACATACATTCCTCTCAAGGTAAACACCGGTGGTGTTATCCCGGTTATCTTTGCACAGTCACTGTTGCAGACGCCGGTAATCATTGCCAGTCTTCTTGGCAAAGGAAATGGAACAGGTATTGGGAGCAAGATCTTAAGAGGTATGTCACAGTCAAATTGGTGTAATCCAAGCGAGCCGATTTATTCGATCGGACTGGTTGTATACATCGTATTGATCATTGCGTTTGCATATTTCTATACATCGATTACGTTTAATCCGTTGGAGATTGCAAACAACATGAAAAAAGCAGGCGGATTTATTCCGGGTATTCGTCCGGGTAAGCCGACCAGTGATTACCTGAACCGAATCCTGAATTATATTGTCTTTATAGGTGCGGTTGCACTCGCGTTCATCGCGTTTGTTCCGATTTTCTTTAACGGTGTGTTTGGTGCGGATGTATCTTTCGGTGGAACGTCCATCATCATTATCGTAGGTGTCGTTATCGAGACCTTAAAGCAGATCGAATCGCAGATGCGTGTACGTTATTATAAAGGATTTTTAAATGATTGA
- the rplE gene encoding 50S ribosomal protein L5 produces the protein MSRLKEQYQNEIVDAMIKKFGYKNIMEVPKLDKIVVNMGVGEAKENAKLLEAAIKDMEAITGQKAVATKAKNSIANFKIREGMAIGCKTTLRGEKMYEFMDRLINLALPRVRDFRGVNPNAFDGRGNYALGIKEQLIFPEIEYDKVDKVRGMDIIFVTTAKTDEEARELLTQFNMPFAK, from the coding sequence GTGAGCAGACTGAAAGAACAGTACCAGAATGAGATCGTAGATGCTATGATCAAGAAATTCGGTTATAAGAATATTATGGAAGTGCCGAAGCTCGACAAGATCGTTGTCAACATGGGCGTTGGCGAAGCCAAAGAGAACGCAAAGTTATTAGAGGCTGCTATTAAGGATATGGAAGCAATCACAGGACAGAAAGCGGTTGCAACCAAGGCAAAGAATTCTATTGCAAACTTCAAGATCAGAGAAGGTATGGCAATCGGATGTAAGACAACTTTACGTGGCGAGAAGATGTATGAGTTCATGGATCGTTTGATCAACTTAGCATTACCTCGTGTACGTGACTTTAGAGGTGTTAACCCGAACGCGTTTGACGGTCGTGGAAACTATGCCCTTGGTATCAAAGAGCAGTTAATCTTCCCGGAGATCGAGTACGATAAGGTTGACAAGGTACGTGGTATGGACATCATCTTCGTAACCACTGCCAAGACAGACGAGGAAGCTCGCGAATTATTGACACAGTTCAATATGCCATTCGCCAAATAA
- the rpsS gene encoding 30S ribosomal protein S19 has protein sequence MARSLKKGPFADESLLKKVDAMSKAGDKSVIKTWSRRSTIFPQFVGHTIAVHDGRKHVPVYVTEDMVGHKLGEFVATRTYRGHGKDEKKSGVR, from the coding sequence ATGGCTCGTTCATTAAAAAAAGGACCATTTGCAGATGAAAGCTTACTGAAAAAAGTAGATGCTATGAGCAAAGCCGGTGACAAGTCTGTAATTAAGACATGGTCACGCCGTTCTACCATCTTCCCACAGTTCGTAGGTCACACAATCGCTGTTCATGACGGAAGAAAGCATGTACCGGTATATGTGACAGAGGATATGGTTGGACATAAGCTTGGTGAGTTCGTTGCTACAAGAACTTACAGAGGACATGGAAAAGACGAGAAGAAGTCAGGCGTTAGATAA
- the rplF gene encoding 50S ribosomal protein L6: protein MSRIGRMPIAVPAGVTVDIAENNHVTVKGPKGTLERTLPSEMDIKLEGDEVIVTRPNDLKKMKSLHGLTRTLIHNMVVGVTDGYTKELEVNGVGYRASKSGKVLTLNLGYSHPVEMTDPEGLESKVDGNKIIVSGIDKEKVGQYAAEIRDKRRPEPYKGKGIKYADEVIRRKVGKTGKK, encoded by the coding sequence ATGTCACGTATAGGAAGAATGCCAATCGCAGTTCCGGCTGGTGTAACAGTGGATATTGCAGAAAATAATCATGTGACTGTAAAAGGTCCTAAGGGAACTCTTGAGAGAACCCTTCCGTCCGAGATGGACATCAAATTAGAGGGTGACGAAGTAATCGTTACAAGACCGAACGATTTGAAGAAAATGAAATCCTTACATGGATTGACAAGAACACTGATCCACAACATGGTTGTTGGTGTAACTGATGGATATACAAAGGAGCTCGAGGTAAACGGTGTTGGTTACAGAGCTTCCAAGTCTGGAAAAGTCCTTACTTTAAACCTTGGATACTCACATCCGGTTGAGATGACCGATCCGGAGGGACTTGAGTCCAAAGTTGATGGAAACAAGATCATTGTATCAGGTATCGATAAAGAGAAGGTCGGCCAGTACGCAGCGGAAATCAGAGATAAGAGAAGACCTGAACCGTATAAGGGCAAGGGTATCAAGTATGCTGATGAAGTTATCAGACGTAAAGTTGGTAAGACTGGTAAGAAATAA
- the rpmC gene encoding 50S ribosomal protein L29, protein MKTSKYLEELKTQSVADLSAQLVEAKKELFNLRFQNATNQLDNTSRIKEVRKNIARIQTIITEKEKVAQ, encoded by the coding sequence ATGAAAACTAGTAAATATTTAGAAGAATTAAAAACCCAGTCTGTCGCAGATTTGAGCGCGCAGTTAGTAGAGGCTAAAAAAGAACTTTTCAATTTGAGATTCCAGAACGCAACCAATCAGTTAGATAATACAAGCAGAATCAAAGAAGTAAGAAAGAACATTGCAAGAATTCAGACGATCATTACTGAGAAAGAAAAAGTTGCGCAGTAG
- the rplV gene encoding 50S ribosomal protein L22: protein MAKGHRSKIKRERNEVKDTRPSAKLSYARVSVQKACFVLDAIRGKDAQTALAIVSYNPRYASSVVKKLLESAIANAENNYPEKNYKLENLYVAECYANKGPTMKRIRPRAQGRAYRIEKRMSHITIVLDEK from the coding sequence ATGGCTAAGGGACATAGAAGTAAGATCAAGAGAGAGAGAAATGAAGTAAAAGATACCAGACCATCCGCAAAGTTATCTTATGCAAGAGTGTCTGTTCAGAAAGCATGCTTCGTATTAGACGCAATTCGTGGAAAGGACGCTCAGACAGCATTAGCTATCGTATCCTACAATCCGCGTTACGCTTCCAGCGTGGTTAAGAAACTGTTAGAGTCAGCAATCGCAAATGCTGAGAACAATTATCCGGAGAAGAATTACAAGTTGGAGAACCTGTATGTTGCAGAGTGTTATGCAAACAAGGGACCAACAATGAAGAGAATCAGACCAAGAGCACAGGGCAGAGCTTACAGAATCGAGAAGAGAATGAGCCACATTACAATCGTGCTGGATGAGAAATAA
- a CDS encoding adenylate kinase has translation MKIIMLGAPGAGKGTQAKQIADKYSIPHISTGDIFRANIKNGTELGQKAKKYMDQGLLVPDELTCDLVMDRIQQEDCKNGFVLDGFPRTIPQAEALDAALVKIGQKMDFAIDVDVPDENIVNRMSGRRACLNCGATYHIVSIPTKVEGICDRCGNSVVLRDDDKPETVQKRLKVYHEQTQPLIDYYKKQNILKSVDGTQPMEKVFADIVAILGE, from the coding sequence ATGAAAATTATTATGTTAGGGGCTCCGGGAGCCGGTAAGGGAACACAGGCAAAGCAGATTGCAGATAAGTACAGCATTCCGCATATTTCCACAGGCGATATTTTCCGCGCAAACATCAAGAACGGCACAGAACTGGGACAGAAAGCGAAAAAGTACATGGATCAGGGCCTTCTGGTGCCGGATGAGCTGACCTGTGATCTGGTGATGGACCGCATTCAGCAGGAGGACTGCAAGAATGGATTTGTGCTCGACGGATTTCCAAGAACGATCCCGCAGGCGGAAGCTCTGGATGCAGCGCTTGTTAAGATCGGCCAGAAGATGGACTTCGCAATCGATGTAGATGTTCCGGATGAGAACATTGTGAACCGTATGAGCGGAAGACGCGCATGCTTAAACTGTGGCGCAACCTACCACATTGTTTCCATTCCGACCAAGGTGGAGGGAATCTGTGACCGCTGCGGTAATTCAGTGGTACTCAGAGACGATGATAAGCCGGAGACCGTACAGAAGCGTCTTAAGGTATATCATGAGCAGACACAGCCGCTGATCGATTATTATAAGAAGCAGAACATCTTAAAGTCCGTAGACGGTACACAGCCGATGGAAAAAGTGTTTGCGGATATTGTGGCAATATTAGGAGAGTAA
- the rplN gene encoding 50S ribosomal protein L14, translating into MVQQESRLKVADNTGAKELLVIRVMGGSTRRYANIGDVIVATVKDATPGGVVKKGDVVKAVVVRSVKGARRKDGSYIKFDENAAVIIKDDKTPRGTRIFGPVARELREKQFMKIVSLAPEVL; encoded by the coding sequence ATGGTACAGCAGGAAAGTAGACTTAAGGTAGCCGATAACACAGGAGCAAAAGAGCTGCTCGTTATCCGTGTTATGGGTGGATCTACTAGAAGATATGCGAATATTGGTGACGTTATTGTTGCTACGGTCAAAGATGCAACACCAGGCGGTGTTGTTAAAAAGGGCGACGTTGTGAAGGCTGTAGTTGTTCGTTCCGTAAAGGGCGCACGTCGTAAAGATGGTTCTTACATCAAATTTGATGAGAACGCAGCAGTCATCATCAAAGATGATAAAACTCCGAGAGGAACACGTATTTTTGGACCAGTAGCTAGAGAGCTTCGTGAGAAACAGTTCATGAAAATTGTTTCCTTAGCTCCGGAAGTATTGTAG